DNA from Sphingomonas psychrotolerans:
AGCCATTATTTCCGGCTCGAGCCCAATTCGGGCGGCTATTATGTCAGCCTGACCGGAGGCACGCTCAACGTGGCGTGTGCGGCATGGCACGTTGATTTCGCGCGACGCGCGGCGGCGCTCGATTATGAAGTGATCTGGTCGCTCTCCTACGAGCTGCTCGACCAGCATTGCTGGAACGACTGGAAGCAGCGTGCCGCCGATGGAGCGCCGGGGCTCACCGGCTGGAGCCCGCCCTCGGCGTTGCTGTCGCCCGCACATGCGGGGGCGATGTATTATCTGCGGGTGGTGGCGCTGGCGTTCGTCGGCATTGCGCAGGCGGCCGGGCTGGCGATCAAGTTCCAGATCGGCGAGCCGTGGTGGTGGGTGATGCCCGACGGACGATTGTGCATCCATGACGAGGCGGCGCGGGCGGAACTCGACGATCCGGCCGAACAGAATGTTCGGGGCGAAGTGGATAGCGCTGTGCTCGATGCGGCGGGCGCGTTGCTCGCCGCTTCGACGCTGGCGTTGCGCGATGTGGTGCGCTGGGCGCCGGGAGCGGAAGTGCTGTTGCTGGCGTATCTGCCGACGGTGCTCGATCGGGCGATGCCCGAGCTTCAGCGCGCCAATTTGCCGCTCGGCTGGGCGGCGCCGGCGTTCGATATACTCCAGCTCGAGGATTATGACTGGGCCGCCACGGGCAATGCCGCAGCGAGCGCCAAGGGCGTCGCGCTGGCCGAGGCGCGGCTCGGCTATCCGGCTTCGGCGCAACATTATCTCGCGGGGTTCGTGCTCAACGCCGAGGACAAGGATCAGTGGCGGCCGATCGCGGCGGCGGCGGAGCGTGGACGCCAGCGCGGCGTTGCGGCGACCTTCGTCTGGGCGCTGCCGCAGGTGTTGCGCGACGGCTTCGTGCATTTCGAGCAGGAGGATGATGTGGACGCGTTCGACGATGTGCTGTTCCCGCTCGCGCTGGGTCGCGAGGCCGAAGTGGCGCCCGAGGTCTCGACTGCGATCGTGACCAGCGCCGGCGGGCGCGAGAACCGCAATGCCGAATGGGCCGAGGCGCGATTGCGCTACGATGTCGGGCCGGGCGTGCGATCGGAGGCCGACATTGCGGCACTGATCGGGTTTTTTCGGGCGCGGATGGGGCCGGCGCGGGGGTTTCGGCTGCGCGATCCGTTCGATCATTCGGGCGAGAATGTCGTGTTGGGGATCGGCGACGGTGCCGAGGCGCGCTTCCAATTGGTCAAACGCTATGGCGAAGTGGTGCGGCGGATCACGCGACCGGTGCGCGGCAGCGTGCGCGTGGCCGTGGACGGGCTGGAGACCGCGGCCTTCACGCTCGAGGGCGGGATGGTGACGCTCGACGTGCCGCCGCCGGCGGGCGCGGTGGTGACGGCGAGCTTCGCTTTCGACGTGCCGGTGCGCTTCGCCGAGGATCGGCTGAGCGTTAGCCGCGCGACCTATCTGGCGGGGGCGGCGGCATCGGTGCCGCTGATCGAGGTGCGCGAATGAGCTGGCTCGAAGGCGAACTCACCAGCTTGGCCTTGTGCTGGCGGATCGACCGGCGCGACGGCGTGACGATCGGAATCACCGCGCACGATCGCGATCTCGAGATCGACGGACTGGTCTATCGCGCCGCGCCGGGGATGACGCCGAGCGCAATCGCGCGGAGCGCGAGCCTCGACGCCGACAGCATGGACGTGACCGGGGCGCTGACCAGCGCCGCGATCGGCGAGACCGATCTGCTCGCCGGGCGCTGGGACGGCGCGCGGGTGATGCTGTTCGCGACCGACTGGCGCGATCCGGGCGCGCGCGTGCCGCTGGGCGAGGGGACGATCGGCGCGGTGGAGACGCGCGGGGACATGCTGACCGCGGAGCTGCGCGGAGTTTCGGCGGCGCTCGAACGGCCGGTGGTCGAGGAGACGTCGCCCGAATGCCGGGCTGCGCTCGGCGATCGGCGCTGCCGCGTGGCGATGGCGGGGCGGCGGCGGTTCGCGCGGGTGATCGCGGAGGTGGGTGCGGTGCTGACCCTCGACGCGGCGGAGCCGATCGCCAATGGCTATGGCGGCGGCCGGCTGCGCTGGTTCGGCGGAGCGAATTCGGGACTGGAGGATGCCGTCGCCCGCTCCGAAGGCGCGACGGTGACGTTGCGGCGGCCACCGCGGTTCGCGGCCGTCGGCGCGCTAGTGGCGATCGAGCAGGGCTGCGACAAAAGGCTGGCGACCTGTGCGGAGCGGTTTGCCAATGCGGCGAATTTCCGCGGCGAGCCGTATCTGCCGGGGATCGACTTGCTGACTCGCTACCCGGGCGCGTGAGCTCCGGCGACCGCGCCGTGGCAGCGGCGCGGGGCGCGCTGGGCGTGCGGTTTCGGCTGCACGGGCGCGACGCGGACGGGCTCGACTGCGTCGGGCTGGCCGCATTGGCGATGCGTGCCGCGGGCGTCGGCGGCGCGGTGCCGAGCGGCTATGCGCTGCGCACCGACGATGTCGCGCAGGTCGTGGCGACGATCGAGGCGGCGGGGCTGGTGGCGGCCACGGAGGCCCGGGCCGGCGACTTGCTGTTGCTGCGCGCGGGACCCGGGCAATTGCATTTCGCGATCCAGACCGAGGACGGAATGATCCATGCCGACGCGATGCTGCGGCGCGTGGTGGAACGGCGCGAATTGCCCTGGCCGGTGATCGGCCGCTGGCGGGGGCACGAGGGAGACTGACATGGCGACGGTGATATTGACGGTCGCCGGCACGCTGATCGGCGGGCCGGTGGGCGGCGCGATCGGCGGGATGATCGGCAATGCCCTCGACCGCGAACTTTTGTTCAAGCCCAAGGGGCGCGAAGGTCCGCGGCTGACCGAGCTGCGTGTGCAGACCTCTTCCTACGGTACCCAGATCCCGAAACTGTTCGGGACGATGCGCGTGGCGGGATCGGTGATCTGGGCGACCGACCTGGTCGAGCACCGCAGCAAGCAGAGCGGCGGCAAGGGCCGACCGAGCACCACCAGTTTCAGCTACACGGCGTCGTTCGCAGTGGCGCTTTCGGCGCGACCGATTCAGGGCATCGGGCGGATCTGGGCGGACGGCAAGCTGCTGCGCGGCACCGCCGGCGACTTCAAGAGCCGCACCGGCTTCCGATTGCATCCCGGCAGCGAGGATCAGCAGCCCGATCCGCTGATCGCCGCCGCCGAGGGGATCGGACTGACTCCGGCGCACCGCGGGATCGCTTATGCGGTGTTCGAGAATCTCGAGCTCGCCGATTTCGGCAATCGCATTCCCTCGCTCAGCTTCGAGGTTATCGCCGATCCGGGGCCGCTGGCGGCCGGTGCGGTCGTGGCGGAACTGGGCGAGGGCGCGGTGGCCATACCGGAAGACACGGTTCGGCTTGCCGGCTTCGCGGCTTCGGGCGCGAGCGTGCGCGCCGCGGTGGAGGTGCTGGCGGGGGCCACGGGAGGATGGTTCCGGGCCGAGGCCGAAGCGCTGACGCTGTTGAGCGGCCCCGGTGCGGCGGTTCCGCTCGCCGATAGGGGGGCGGGCGAAGCCCATCGCAGCCAAAGGCGGCGCGATATCGCGGCGGCGGAGACTGCGCCGCGCACGCTGACGCTCGCTTATTACGAGCCGGCGCGCGACTATCAGGCGGGCATCCAGCGCGCGGTGCGGCCGGGCGCGGGGATGCGCGAGGCACGGATGGAGCTTGCCGCGGCGATCGACGCGACCGGTGCGCGGTCCATCGCCGAGACTGCGCTGACCCGGCTCGACGTGGAACGCGAGCGCCGAACGCTGGCGCTGCCGTGGGACTCGCTGGCGATTCGGCCCGGCGAGCGCGTGACGATCGCCGGCGCGCGCGGGATCTGGCGAGTCGATCGATGGCGACTGGAGAACATGGCGGTGCTGCTCGAATGCGTCGCGGTCGCTCCGGGGACGCTGGCGGGCGAGGCGAGCGGCGGACGCGTGCTGCCGGCCCCCGACCTCGCAATGGGCGAGACCGTCGTCCACGCTTTCGAGCTTCCGCCGCTGGGCCCGCTCGCGACCGTCCCGCAGCTCGCGGTCGCGGCGGGCGGCACGGGTCCCGGCTGGCGAAGCGCCGCGCTCCTCGTCAGCGTCGATCAAGGCGCGAGCTGGTCCCCCGCCGGAGCAACCCCGATGCCGGCGGTGGTCGGGCGCGTGATTACGCCCCCGGGCGTAGCGCCCGCGCAGCTCGCCGACCGGATCCATGCGATCGTCGTCGAGCTGGCGAGCGGCGCGATGCTGTTGCACGACGCCAACGACGCCGCGCTCGCGGCGGGGTCGAACCTCGCGATGGTGGGCGACGAACTGCTCCAGTTCGCGCACGCGACTCCGCTGGGCGGCCGCCAATGGGAGTTGCACGGACTATGGCGCGGCCGCCGCGGGACCGAGCCGGCGATCGGGAGCCAGGCGCCGGGCGACCGATTCGTCCTGCTCGAGGCGGAGGCGCTGGCGACGCTCGATCTGCCCGCACAGGCGACAGGGGCGATCGTGCAGGTGCTCGCCCAAAGCGTGAGCGACGACGAAGCGGCGCAAGCGCAGGCGCATGTGCGCGGCATCTCGCTGGTGCCGCCCGCGCCGGCGCACCCGCGCGAACGGATCCTGGCCGACGGGGCGACGGAGATCAGCTGGGTGCGCCGCAGCAGGAACGGCTGGGACTGGATCGACGGCGTCGATGCACCGCTCGGCGAGGAAAGCGAGCGCTACCAGCTCACCCTTGCGCTTGCGGCGGGCGGCACCCGTACGGTCGAGACCGAAGCGCCGCGCTTCGTGCTGAAC
Protein-coding regions in this window:
- a CDS encoding DUF2460 domain-containing protein — protein: MGQWLAEARGGQAEGVLSRFDPVYWTVNFPRPMMASVVTTAPDALRVDAVFYRQDDLAGLIWEAEDRHDHVLLRYQTSRDFRGCRLRFRWRSAGVLALDRVSGPVLTIEGRDAAGNPRAWYVRLWNYASGAPEDALVSIDFTTVQGGYLLPGEADPVFAGDVDRMFVSLVAEGYSGMDAALAAPVAAWVELSEIACDGPGSVLAIGDVVVPEHGLQIANGYDDCYHLTPARVLRNALQLGYRGSILHYVGMSHYFRLEPNSGGYYVSLTGGTLNVACAAWHVDFARRAAALDYEVIWSLSYELLDQHCWNDWKQRAADGAPGLTGWSPPSALLSPAHAGAMYYLRVVALAFVGIAQAAGLAIKFQIGEPWWWVMPDGRLCIHDEAARAELDDPAEQNVRGEVDSAVLDAAGALLAASTLALRDVVRWAPGAEVLLLAYLPTVLDRAMPELQRANLPLGWAAPAFDILQLEDYDWAATGNAAASAKGVALAEARLGYPASAQHYLAGFVLNAEDKDQWRPIAAAAERGRQRGVAATFVWALPQVLRDGFVHFEQEDDVDAFDDVLFPLALGREAEVAPEVSTAIVTSAGGRENRNAEWAEARLRYDVGPGVRSEADIAALIGFFRARMGPARGFRLRDPFDHSGENVVLGIGDGAEARFQLVKRYGEVVRRITRPVRGSVRVAVDGLETAAFTLEGGMVTLDVPPPAGAVVTASFAFDVPVRFAEDRLSVSRATYLAGAAASVPLIEVRE
- a CDS encoding DUF2163 domain-containing protein — translated: MSWLEGELTSLALCWRIDRRDGVTIGITAHDRDLEIDGLVYRAAPGMTPSAIARSASLDADSMDVTGALTSAAIGETDLLAGRWDGARVMLFATDWRDPGARVPLGEGTIGAVETRGDMLTAELRGVSAALERPVVEETSPECRAALGDRRCRVAMAGRRRFARVIAEVGAVLTLDAAEPIANGYGGGRLRWFGGANSGLEDAVARSEGATVTLRRPPRFAAVGALVAIEQGCDKRLATCAERFANAANFRGEPYLPGIDLLTRYPGA
- a CDS encoding NlpC/P60 family protein; amino-acid sequence: MSSGDRAVAAARGALGVRFRLHGRDADGLDCVGLAALAMRAAGVGGAVPSGYALRTDDVAQVVATIEAAGLVAATEARAGDLLLLRAGPGQLHFAIQTEDGMIHADAMLRRVVERRELPWPVIGRWRGHEGD
- a CDS encoding phage tail protein, which encodes MATVILTVAGTLIGGPVGGAIGGMIGNALDRELLFKPKGREGPRLTELRVQTSSYGTQIPKLFGTMRVAGSVIWATDLVEHRSKQSGGKGRPSTTSFSYTASFAVALSARPIQGIGRIWADGKLLRGTAGDFKSRTGFRLHPGSEDQQPDPLIAAAEGIGLTPAHRGIAYAVFENLELADFGNRIPSLSFEVIADPGPLAAGAVVAELGEGAVAIPEDTVRLAGFAASGASVRAAVEVLAGATGGWFRAEAEALTLLSGPGAAVPLADRGAGEAHRSQRRRDIAAAETAPRTLTLAYYEPARDYQAGIQRAVRPGAGMREARMELAAAIDATGARSIAETALTRLDVERERRTLALPWDSLAIRPGERVTIAGARGIWRVDRWRLENMAVLLECVAVAPGTLAGEASGGRVLPAPDLAMGETVVHAFELPPLGPLATVPQLAVAAGGTGPGWRSAALLVSVDQGASWSPAGATPMPAVVGRVITPPGVAPAQLADRIHAIVVELASGAMLLHDANDAALAAGSNLAMVGDELLQFAHATPLGGRQWELHGLWRGRRGTEPAIGSQAPGDRFVLLEAEALATLDLPAQATGAIVQVLAQSVSDDEAAQAQAHVRGISLVPPAPAHPRERILADGATEISWVRRSRNGWDWIDGVDAPLGEESERYQLTLALAAGGTRTVETEAPRFVLNAEERLATAAATIRQIGAHGLSPPATLELPTGEG